One Diospyros lotus cultivar Yz01 chromosome 1, ASM1463336v1, whole genome shotgun sequence genomic window carries:
- the LOC127808464 gene encoding myb-related protein 305-like has translation MQVRKGPWTREEDQKLIDGIAIHGPRRWSYLAICAGLKRTGKSCRLRWLNYLHPDVKHGNLTLQEQLLVLDLHSRWGNRWSMIAQQLPGRTDNEIKNYWRTRVQKIAKRLNCDVNSTEFRGTIHHFCQPRLVEQLRGAAAPASPQYSNFVTQPPPATTTPSAGNGGIIKAGLPPVDSNSNPVGIINSSDASPEARSIALPASSNLTTSHDHQVPGSNWWQDCLSQDGSFIDLMSTEYYSAGGCYEYMSYANEMAAPEQSKEWRLDGGDEDDSDFTLISNEGIWPVHDADLSPYLI, from the exons ATGCAAGTGAGGAAAGGTCCATGGACACGAGAAGAGGACCAGAAGCTCATCGATGGCATTGCCATCCATGGTCCCCGACGCTGGAGCTACCTTGCTATCTGTGCAG gTCTGAAGCGAACTGGGAAAAGCTGCAGATTAAGATGGCTGAACTACCTGCATCCGGACGTCAAACACGGCAACCTCACTCTCCAAGAGCAGCTACTCGTTCTCGATCTCCACTCTCGTTGGGGAAATAG GTGGTCGATGATAGCTCAGCAGCTTCCAGGAAGGACGGACAACGAGATCAAGAACTACTGGAGAACGAGAGTTCAGAAGATAGCCAAGCGACTAAATTGCGATGTAAACAGCACTGAATTCAGAGGCACAATTCACCATTTTTGTCAACCCAGATTGGTGGAGCAACTCCGAGGAGCCGCCGCGCCCGCCTCTCCCCAATATTCCAATTTCGTCACTCAGCCCCCGCCTGCTACCACCACCCCCTCCGCCGGCAATGGTGGCATCATCAAAGCTGGCCTCCCTCCGGTTGACTCAAACTCCAACCCCGTCGGAATTATCAATTCATCGGATGCTTCACCGGAGGCCCGCAGCATCGCTCTGCCGGCATCATCAAACCTGACTACTTCGCACGATCATCAAGTTCCGGGCAGTAATTGGTGGCAAGATTGTTTGTCACAAGATGGGTCGTTTATAGATCTGATGAGTACGGAATATTACTCTGCCGGAGGATGCTATGAATACATGAGTTATGCTAACGAAATGGCGGCGCCGGAGCAAAGCAAGGAATGGAGGTTAGATGGTGGAGACGAGGACGACTCAGACTTCACCTTGATCAGCAATGAGGGTATCTGGCCCGTGCATGATGCAGATTTATCAccatatttaatataa